GCTTGATAATCAAATACTGCAAATGCTTGATCTTTTCACGATCAGGGAGATCCCTTTTTGATGTCTTCAAGGAAAGAAATATTTAACAGTAATTAGGAAACAAAAGCTACAAGCTCATTTTGttcgattaaaaaaaaagaaaaggctAACCTTAAGCATGCCACTTGAGTGTAAGCAGAAGTTGCAGTTACATTTTCCACGACAATATGGACAAGCCTCTGAGACTTCCTCTTCTTCCAATTCAGAATACCTGCTCACCAAAAATAAATAGCAGGAAGCTTAAAATGAGGGTAAAACTCCATGTCACACTAAAAGAGAATCACTAAGCATTTGGACAGCAAGATAAGAGATACACATTAGAGGTTTACCATTCCCTGATGCACTTGATACAGTAAAATTTCTCTTTACACTTAGTACAAGGAACAACAGTTCTTCTATCACTTCTTCTACATTGATGACAATTTACCTGCACaggataaaataaataagtcatCGTCTGAAAGAAATAAGTAAAACAGAgaagaaatgaaatttaaagTGAAAGATGAATAACAAGAGCTTAACCTTCACGTTTTTAGATCTATCTATTCCATTTCTCGAAATTGTCGAACCAGAAGACGATGTGGAGGAAGGCAATGAACTACAAGCAGATAACTTCACAGAATTATATACTATATCTCTCAGACTATCTTTAGGTTTTGACTCATGTGAAACTTCACTTCTCTGACTTCTTGTGTTACTTGGTGTATGATGCCAAACCTCATACTCCTCAATATCATCCTCCCACTCATCAATATGGTAATCATGATCATATCTCTTGACTGATGCAGCAGCACGTCTGACTGATGTCCTTTTATCCACTGCATCTTTCTCATAAATTCTCTGCTTCTTTTTTCCATCCTTGGACATATTTGACTTTTCCTTGCACATATTCCAGTCATCATCGTTTTCATCCATATTATCCATTGTACTATCTTCTTGAGGACTCTTCTTCTTGCTTGACGTTCCTAGACATTGTTCTCCATTTAATTTAGCAGGTGCCCAGGAAGGAAATGAACTACACACAGGTAACTTTCCTGaattttttattacatttttctGACTGTTTTTTGGTTTCGACTCAAGTGAAACATCACTTCCCTGGTTTCTTGCGTTACTTGGTATATGATGTCCATCACTTAGTGGGAAAACCTCATACTCATCAGAATCATCTTCCCACTCACCAACATAGTAATCATTACTGTATCTTTTGAATGATGCTGTAGCACGTCGTACAGATATCCTTTTATTCTGAGCATCTTTTTCATGAATTCCctgcttctttttatcatcctTGGACAAACTTGGCTTTTCCTTCCACTCATCTTCACTTTCATCCACCATCTCCATTGTACTCTCTCCttgaggaattttcttcttgtttgaCGTTCCTAGACACTGTTCTCCATTTAATATAGCAGGCACCTGCCTTATATTCTCTGAGCCTTGAACTCCACGAGTCCCTGGCATTTTCTTTCCAACCTTGGATAAAGTTGGTTTTTTCTTGCACACGCCCTGCTTTTCTTCACTTCCAAATTCCACCTTGTTCATTGTATTATCTCCTTTATGAGTCATCTTCTTTCTTGAAGTTCCTGAAGGTTGTTCTAGATTTACTTTATCAGGCATCCTTTTTGTTTGTGAATTTCCTCTCAGAAGAATGCTTTTTGTGGTGGTAGATAGTTTGAGCCTGTCCTTGCGCTGGGAAGGCTCGTCTTTCTCTTCATCATTCCCTTTATTTCTCATAGGTCCATTTCTCAGAACTTTTCCCTTGGTGCAAGTTCTCAAAAGCTTCTCtgtatttcttaaattattCAATGCTTCCTTAAGTGGCATCTGAAAGTTTGTTAAGGATCCTGGAAAATACTCTTCATCCTCTTCCTGTTCCTCTTCCTCTTCACTCTCCTCTTCTTTATCATCACCCACCAATTCATCCCAAATTTTAGAACTTAATTTCTTCTCTGCTGAACGATGATACCCCTTGGATGTGATTCTTCTATGTGAACCTTCAGATTCCTTTACAGTCATTTTTTCCTTAGCTACTGTCTTGGTTCTCAAATGTGATTTAACCATGTTCCTCTTTGGCTTTTCTGCAGTTTTTACTTTCTCTGCAAATCCACCCGATAAAAGTGCACCCTCCTCTCTGATTGCAACATTCGCGTGCCCTGACACAGTTCTTTTGCCACGGGAGGCGCCGGGCTCAGAACAAAGCTTTGGTCTCTTGTTAGGTAACTCTGTAACATTGAGCACCGATGCTGATGCATTGTCCTTTTCAAGCTCTTCTTCATCGCGGTTTAGGATAAACTTTCTCTTCGTAAACACCCTAGACTGATTTCTCATTCCCGGTGTGTCTTGAATCTGACTGCTCAATGGCCCTTGTTTCGCAACTAATGTTGCCATCTTCTACTCCCAACACAACTGAAAAAGGAACTTAATAAGCAAAAGTACATATATTTCATAACTATACCAACTTTAAAATCCTAATCTTCAGGATAAATGACAGTGCAACAATGTcataaacaaaaattgaatcttAAATGCAAAAACCTATCAATCAAACATCAGCAAGCAGATTAAAGTCCTAATGCAAAAACATAGACACTGAAATGAAATCATATCAAACTAAATTCTACTGTTTATACTCATTTAAAAGCtacagcaaaaaaaaaaaaaacagattaaTGAATAGAATTTCCAGCATAAACCGGGGTTAAACAAAGTCAACATAACCGGGTCAACAGCATCCCCTCAAACCTATTCaccataaataattttttttatttaaaaaaaaaaaaccaacagATTAAATTCTGAATCAATCCAATCCCTAATTGTTACATCAAATTATCGGCATTTCAATCTAAAACGAACAATCATATAATCCTTACAATCTATATCCCAAATTCATTCAAATTCCCAATAGTCATACGAAAATtcacaagaaaacataaaaaaattaaaaattaaacagaAATTGATTGAAACTCAAGATCAGATATACATaaaaagtaatgaaaaattCCAATTGAACTCACCTGATCAATGGATCAGTTGAAACAGCTCCGATTGAATTCCCAGGATTCTAATTCATCATGCAGTGAATTCgaagaatttaaaaaaagaaatgaatggagtgaagaaaaggaaagaaattcGATCTTTTGATTTAAGGGAAAACGGAGAAATTGAGAAAAGGAATAAGGCGCAACAAAACCATGTAGAGGGAAACAAAACAGTGGGTGGTACTGTCTCtaccttcttttcttttttttttcttattaggATTTGGATTTTGTAGCAGTAAATCTTTGGGTCATTTTAAGAATTATCCTAATTTGTATATACcactattaaaaaatataatactccACTATTAGCAGTTTATAGCTACCTTTTCAGCCGCAGTTATTCCGTTCACATTTATTCCtccacttataatatatttagagaaaaataaaatatattattttaaatttattaattaatataaatattataataaaatatgtaccttatttattttttagatttgtgaCGTTTATTATAGGCGAGTCAAAGTAAATTGAGTGCGTATCTAAACTCAAAATTCTAATGTCTATGATCTAAATATCATTCGTAGTCCATTTAATGTAAAAGTTATTACATTTTTTAcgaagaaaaaagaatttattacatgtacatttttttacttttttatggatgaaatttatacagaatttttcaaaaaaatattaaatcaagaatctattaatatatttattacacCTAACTTTACTTGGATTAACGAAGACTAGCCCAGAGGTATGCCAAATTTTGCAGAATAACAGCAGTTATGAGATTGTCCATATTGTATTTACCACATTTTAGCACAGTGCagttaataataaattaaaaataaatataaacattcAAGTTTATCTAGTATGAAATGGAACAcgtattttatattatattttcaattcaATGAACATTTATCAAGAAGATATACGCATATTAATGAATTAGATTTTGGATTATTAAAACTAGAGCAGAAATTCATCTGTATTTTCtgtaaaataaaacaaagaaggTATTATatcttaaaaggaaaaataataacgAAACCTCATAAACTACGTAACACATTTTAGTATGAATGCCATCaattaatatgtattaattaattaatggattATATTTTTGACCAATTAATGCGACATCGTTTGTGATTGCTTAGAACTTAATATGTCAATTTAATATCTTAATCTGTAGTTTAAAAAGATTAGTAGAGCTATCATTAAGTGAAAGTAAATAGTtgaatgaattgattttttttaaaaaaaagaaaacctaAGAAAAAAGGTAATGAATTTCAAGAAGCTGTGATTTTCacaaagggttgtgacttttgtgATATTTTGATGAGTTATGACTTTTTCGAAGGGTTCTGACTTAttcgatgagttgtgacttttttgaaaaattgtgacttttcgaaaatgttgtgatttttttgaAGGATTGTGACTTTCAcgataagttgtgacttttttgaagaattgtgacttttccaacaAGTTGTGATATTTTTGATGAGTTATGACTTTTTTGAAGGTTTGTAACTTTTCTGATAAGACACAATCAGCAGTACATACTATCATTTGTTAGTTATAAATAGAAGATTTCctcttatttttaaactattaatttataagtttattatttctctttttaaaaaatctcaagTATGATTTTTGTAACAATTGAATAAGTTTGAAGTTCAACAAAATTAAGGTACCATACAAGGAAGAATTGGTGAACAAACTATAGAAactattcattaatttatactCGTATTTTCCTACTACGATTTTTCTCACATGCATACTTCAATATATAGTTAGATTAAAAAgatatagtttgcataatttaCTTATGGAAATATTTAatgattctttttgttttagtatttttacataaatattaaatataatagatTTTTCTGTCAGTGATCTCAGAAATGAGGACCGGGTTTGTCTAGGTCTCTAAACATAAGGTTTACTAATTAAGcagagaaaataatattaatatttagcAGGATATATTAGTATATTATTAGAGGAAGTACAATGAAATTGTTATTAGAGTTCgttttttttaaggaaaagagttctttaattatgttagtCTGGTTGTATTCAATTAATCAATATACTCGGCGCAATAACAGGGGTGATTcgatattattaaaaaaagatatgtgtCTTAGGCCCCTAAATTTAAGAggcctcatttttttttatagtaataggctataagttatttttctttaacaCATATTGAgtactatttgtagaaaaattaAACATTTCATGAAAAAGAAGGGATTAatagaagaaatttgacatatttggagtactatatctaatgaaaaataattaaaaataagaacgGTCATATTATCCAAtgaaaacaagaagaaataaattatataaaagttatttacaatttaaatttaaggCCCCATTTCATTTTTGCTATAGGTCATTAATACACTTGAGCTGGTTctgtaatataattattataatatttagaagtatgaatataaataataatcatttttaaatttttataaataatttgatatcGCAACAACAATTTCGATTAGAATTAGAGTATTTTTCAgaccattttcatttttttttataatgtatcaataacaacaatgataataataatatatttagttcAGTTTTGTtggttattttaaaagaaaatatggagattttataaaaaatattttgatagattttgtttccagaaaagtaaaaatacaatatttataaagacaaaAAGGGTAGAATTAGGATTGTTTATGGGACTGATAATTTTGATTTACTGTTTAATCTATCATTATTCGGcttttaaatatattactaTCAGAGGCGACTCAATGATATCAGAGGCCTAAAGCAAAATTTCAACTAGAGGCTTAAAGTCTAAATGAACTTCAtatccattattttttttggaaaaaagaaCTTGGATTTTTAAATGCAAAGTATACttaatatcttttataaatgatattttatcaATTGTTGAAAAACATTTGCTTACTCGCgcaattattatattaattgttaacataaaatatgatttaagaAGTTGATAATTTTGTATACCCCTTGTTTTACTGTGCTTGTTGTTATGCTTGAAAATCTAAGAAGAAGTAGAAAAAGAATTTACAATTCACTTTGCTCAATACTTTTCGACTATTGATACATATTTTTGATAGAGTATTACTCCAActtaccaaaaatttaaagaagagagtgtaaaagaagttaaaaggataaaataatgTGAATATTAGCATAGAGACGGTGAGGAAATAAAACAATTCTTCTTGATTTCTTCTATTTAAAtggaattaataaaaataaaataatagtatcttttaaaaaatatatcttatcataaataattatttttttcttaaaaaattaacacataatttattattgataaaaaatcGAGGCTCCCTAAAATTGGAGGCCTAAGACCAATGTTTTATTCAAATAGGCATAGGAGCCGACCTTGATTACTGTGCTAATCAATTAATAAGATATCGATTGATTCAATAATGAATCAACAATTATCGGATGGTTACAAACAAACCTGTTAAATATATTGTAAATATCTTGTCTTATGGTAAATATcttgtattatgttaaataTCTTGTATTATGGTAAATTAGTTAGGAGTATATTTTGTAGCCTTATTTGTTGCTATCTTTGTGTATATAAGGATCAGTAAAATAGAGAGATGGGATTGAGGAAAATATTCTTTCATGGTATCAGTTGCTTAGGGTGCTTCTTCCGCATACGCCCCTAATTTCGCCCCCTtttcttctttcctttcttcGTTTTTTTTTCCGCTGGCAATCTCACAATGTCGGACAAATCTTTTCATCCAGCTTTGGCAGTCTCTAATATCAAGAACCATATTTCCATCACTCTTGAGATGGAAAACGTTTAATACTCTACGTGGTCGGAATTATTCAAAATTCATGCTCGTTCTCACAGAGTACTAGCCCATATTATTTTCTCCGAAAAAAGGTACGTCCAAACCACCTTCAACTGATCAAGAGAAGGAACTGTGGACTACTCTGGATGTCACGGTTCTTTCATGGATATATGCCACTATCTCTAATGATTTCTTGCAGACCATCATTGAGCCTGATTCAACTGCTATGGAGGCCTGGGATAGGTTGCGAGACATATTCTAGGACAACCAACATTCCTGTGCCGTTGCTCTTGAACAAGAATTCTCCACCACTTCTATGGAGAATTTTCCCAATGCATCCTCTTACTGTCAGCATCTCAAGTCTCTCGCTGATCAGTTGAAGAATGTCGGAGCGCAGATTTCTGATAGCCGGATGATGTTACAGTTGGTAGGTGGCCTTACCCGATCCTACCGTGGTGTGGGCACGCTTATTCGTCAAAGCTATCTGCTTCCTCCCTTTTACAAGTCTCGCTCCATGCTTGTTCTTGAGGAAATCGGAATGGCAAAGGAGGCGGCAATCGAATTTGCCATGGTTGCAGCCTCGGTAGATGACTCCTCCGATCATTTGACAAACACGGGTCAGTTGAAGAACAAATATTCCAGTTCGTCAAACAACAAGCGCAACTCTGATAGCCGAAAAAATGTTGGTCGTGGCTCCGGTGGTGGCTCCGACGGTGCCAGAAATAATGGTAGTCGAAATCCACCGGGTGCTGGGCGAGACTTCGGTGCGGCTCAAGCTTCGAACATGTCCTCTGCTTTTTGGCAGCAAGTGTTTCCTTGGGGATATGGCTGGCCCATTCCTCCTTGCCCTTACCCAACTCAAAGATGGTCTAGGCCTGGTACTCCAAACCAGTAGGCTGGACTATTGGGCCCAAGGCCACGAAATCAGCAGGCTTACATGGCGTCTGGACAACAGCAACAACCCGATTCGATGACTCCTACCGATATTCAGGTTGCAATGCATACTATGTCCTTTAATCCGCCTGATCCTTCTTGGTACATGGACACCGGAGCTACTTCTCATATGACTTCCTCTTCATGTAACTTCTcgtcttattttaatttgagcACTCATCCAAATAATAATATAGTTGTTGGTAATGGTCATAAAATTCCTATTCTTGGTTACGGTCACACTTGTTTGCCTTCATCTAGATCGACCCTTTCTTTGAATAATGTCCTTCATGCTcctaaaatcaaaaaaaatctcatctCTGTTAGAAAATTCACTACTGATAATTCTGTAACTGTTGCATTTGATCCTTTTGGATTTTCTGTGAAGGATTTTCAGACGGGAAAGCAAATAATGAGGTGTGATAGCCGGGGAGACCTTTACCCAATTACTACTCCAATCAACAATCAAGCTACCTCTACTTTTGCAGCACTTTCTCCTAAACTTTGGCATGATCGGTTGGGTCATCCGGGTGCTCATATTTTAGATGCTCTTAGGCacaaataaaaatgttgatTGTAATAGACTTTCAAGTTCTAGTAAATGTGGATCATGTGTTTTGGGGAAACATGTGAAGTTGCCGTTTGTTTCTTCGATTTCTAATACGACTTTTCCAattgatataataaataatgatcTTTGGTCATTTCCCATTTTGAGTTCTGCAGGACATCGTTACTATGTTTTATTacttgatgatttttctaattttttgtggATTTTTCCTTTAGCCCAAAAATCTGATGTATATGACACATTCTTGATTTTTAGAAATCACATTCTCACCCAATTTGAACGTAATGTTAAAAACGTACAATGTGATAATGGGAGGGAGTTTGATAATGGTCCATTTTGGAAATTCTGTAAAAAAACATGGCATGTCTTTCCGTCTCTCTTGTCCTCATACTTCTTCACAAAATGGGAAAGCCGAAAGAAAAATTCGTACTATCAATAACATTAGTCGTACTCTTCTTGCCCATGCCTCACTTCCACCTTCTTTTTGGCATCATTCCTTACAAATGACAACCTACCTTTTAAATATTCTTCCGAGCAAATTGTTGGGTAATAAATCTCCTTTGGAAATTCTTTATAAAAGGGAGCCTTCTCTCATTTACGGGTTTTTGGGTGTTTGTGTTATCCACTTTTTCCATCTACAACTATTAATAAATTGCAATCCCGATCTACTTCGTGTGTATTTTTGGGATTTCCCCCGTATTACCGTGGCTACAAATGCTATGATTTATCCTCTCgtaaaattatcatttgtagacatgttattttttatgaGAATTCCTTCCCCTTTGCAATGTTACATACTCCTTCTTCTccacaatataattttttggactCTGGACTAAATTCTTATGTTATTAAACATTTTAGAAATTCTAATGTTGCGTCCAACGACCCTCCACTTCATGCGGCCCATTCCCCGACCCAATCTACCCCACCTGACAGCACCTCTTCCCAGCAAGCCCAACCCGTTTCTCCCCCTACTGACTCTCCCCAACCGCCCTCTGTGCCATCCTCACTTGACAACCCATCACCTCATTCCTCACCCCATACTTTCCCTTTGGCCCAAACACATTCCACACCATCAAACAATTTAGTACCACAACCCACTCAAATTCCCCTCCAACGGCAAAGAGTTGTGACCCGTAGCCAAAATGAGATATTTCaaccaaataaaaatattctattGTTTCTGAAATTACAAGGTCATCTTTGCCTCGTAATCCTATTGCGTCTTTCCGTGATCCAAATTGAAAAATGGCCATGGTGATGAATATGATGctcttattaaaaataagacGTGGGAGTTAGTGCCTCGTCCATCTAATGTGAAGGTAATTCGCTCTATGTGGATTTTTACTCATAACAAATCTAATGGTGTTTTTGAGAGGCATAAAGCACGTCTTGTAGGTGATGGCAAAACATAGCAGGTTGGAATTGATTGTGGTGAGACATTTAGTCCGGTGGTCAAACCGGCTATAATCCAGACTTTTCTTAGTCTATCTCTGTCCAAAGCATGGTCAATTCATCAATTGGATGTCAAAAATGCTTTTTTTCACGGTGAGCTTCAGGAAACTGTTTATATGCATCAAACCTTGGGTATAGGGATCGTACTCATCCTGATTATGTTTGTCTGTTATGTTAGTCTTTGTATGGCTTTAAGCAAGCTCCACGGGCTTGGTATAAGCGTTTTGCTGATTATGTTTTGTCAATTGGTTTCACTAATAGCCGGTGTGACAATTCTCTATTCATCTACAGCAAGGGTTTGGACATggcttacattttttttatatgttgatgatattattcTTACTGCTTCTTCTGATGCTCTTCGGTGTTTTATCATAGCTCTTCTCAGTTCTGAATTTGctatgaaagatttgggtcatttaaattattttcttggtaTTGTTGTCACTAGACATAAGGGTGGTATGTTTCTTTCACAGCGGAAATATGCtgaagaaataattgaatgaGCCGGCATGTCCTAATGTAAACCGACTCTTACTCCGGTTGACTCCAAACCGAAAGTTAGTGCTAATTCTAGTGCTCCTTATGCTGATCCCACTCTTTACAGAAGTCTTCAGGGGCCTTTCAATATCTCACTTTTACCCGTCTGGATATATCTTATGTTGTTCAACAAATTTGTCTCCATATGCATAATTAGCGAATTGATCATTTTAATGCTCTCAAACGGATAATCCAGTATGTTAAGGGTACTTTGGATCATGGACTTCACTTTTATCCCTCTTCTTTCTCTACTCTTGTCTCTTACACTGATGCAGATTGGGGAGGGTGCCTAGACACCCGACGGTCTACATCCGAGTATTGTGTGTTTTTGGGAGACAACTTGGTCTCATGGTCATCAAAACGACAACCCACATTATCTTATTCTAGTGCCGAGGCCGAATATTGTGGGGTGGCCAATGTCGTCTCCGAATCATGTTGGATTCGTAATCTTCTCTTAGAGTTGCATTGTCCGATTAAGAAAGCCACACTTGTATACTGTGACAATGTAAGTGCTATTTATTTATCGGGTAATCCAGTACAACATCAGCGTACAAAACATATTGAAATGGATATCCACTTTATTCGAGAAAAGGTTGCTCGTGGACAGGTTTGTGTTTTACATGTTCCATCCGTTATCAAATAGCGGACATTTTCACAAAAGGTCTTCCACGTgtcttatttgaagaatttcgGGACAATCTTAGCGTCCGCAAACCTCCCGCTTCTATTGTGGGGGTGTGTTAAGTATATTGCAAATATCTTGTATTATGATAAATATCTTGTATTATGGTAAATTAGTTAGGAGTATATTTTGTAGCCTTATTTGTTGCTATCTTTGTGTATATAAGGATCAGTAAAATAGAGAGATGGGATTGAGGAAAatattctttcaaaatctctATAGTAAaataccttctttttttttatgagcACACCTTACAATATACCATGGTTATACTATACAATCTGCATCAACATAGgtaatttgaaatatgaaattcttggactcatatcatcattatgaactttaatttaaacaagagaaaagacataaactCACCACTGAAGTTGTCCCGTATTTTCATAAAGACACCTTAATTTTGGAAGTGTCCTATCACCCCACAAAACTTTTTAATATCTTTGTAAACGGGCCATTTTGACCCATTCTCTATTCTGCGTTGTGACCACGCACATGAGGAGCGTGATGTAATGTTTTAAATGTCATTAACCAGTTTAGAAGTGCCACGTGTCACTTTATTTCTCtatcattaaatattttattaatttacatcatcttcctcaaaataaaactcaaaagaGCCATTGATAACCCACTTTTCATGATCTCATCctctttattttttccaaaacaaGATCAACATTGGTACTCTCTTTGACGAATTCATCATCTTCCCGAAATGCAATATGATAAGAattcattttctcttttaattttcagTAAAACATTTCTTCTAATCACTTAAAGTTTCAGATTCAAtttcgttaaagaaaataatgaaggaTAAAAGAGTCGGAGAAACAATGCTAAACTGAAAATACACCATTCAGAAAGACAATGTAACAAAGAAAAAGGTCGAGATTTAGATGATTTATCAATCTTCTTTCTCCTATCGTATGCTACCTGAGATCTctccttcctcttcctcttgttCTCGAGTTccttgattttatcaaaaatggcTCCATCCAACCTCTGATGAAAGCTTCCCCAAGAGAAGCTTGACTCTCTTCTTACTCTTACTTTTGTGCAGCTTGGAGCCTCAATACCTTTTAAGCATCAAGAATAACCATCTTCTTAATCTTGTCATATTGGGATGGAACACCCTCATAAATCTTGTGATTAGATTTTGATCGATAATATCAAATTCAATTTCTTGTTCCTTCAAGAATCTtgacaaagagagagagagagagagagagagaagaaaatatcaagaatttggaaagttgaaaaataacaaagacAAAAAGATTTTTCTACTTTAGTAAAGAATCGGGTCGGGCGAAACGGGTTGAAAAGAGTGAGCATCACGCGCGTCAACGCAGATGAAGGAATGAgtcaaaatgacccatttacGAAGCTATTAAAAAGTTATGTGGGGTGATAGGACACTttcaaagttaaggtgtctttataAAAATACGTAATAACTTCAGtggtgactttatgtcttttctctttaaaCAATGAAGGTAAGAAAAAACTCAAGCAAAGCTTGAATcatcactataacaaaaataacttttagcgacattaaatatcaatattaataaagagtgaTAAAGTCTTTACCCgtattagttaagtgtcattgaaatcaatgtcgctaaaggctttaggaacatatacaaagagtgtcaattgccgctaaaaataaatatttagcagcaattaagaattaattatcGCTGATGatcatttttgttatagtgcTTGTAGAAACATTTAtggcaaaattttaaaaatgggTCTTTACGTTTTAgggttaataataataaaatttgtacttttatatatgtatatatacctAGGGTAAAAGTATAAGTATGATAACTTTTATCGAATAAAGAGTAATATACTTCCGAATTGAACAAatcatttctttaaaattttaatatttcaatCATAATCTGATAacctaataaaataagttaataagTTAATTTCACGATTGACTTATC
This window of the Solanum pennellii chromosome 2, SPENNV200 genome carries:
- the LOC107010872 gene encoding lysine-specific demethylase JMJ25-like — encoded protein: MATLVAKQGPLSSQIQDTPGMRNQSRVFTKRKFILNRDEEELEKDNASASVLNVTELPNKRPKLCSEPGASRGKRTVSGHANVAIREEGALLSGGFAEKVKTAEKPKRNMVKSHLRTKTVAKEKMTVKESEGSHRRITSKGYHRSAEKKLSSKIWDELVGDDKEEESEEEEEQEEDEEYFPGSLTNFQMPLKEALNNLRNTEKLLRTCTKGKVLRNGPMRNKGNDEEKDEPSQRKDRLKLSTTTKSILLRGNSQTKRMPDKVNLEQPSGTSRKKMTHKGDNTMNKVEFGSEEKQGVCKKKPTLSKVGKKMPGTRGVQGSENIRQVPAILNGEQCLGTSNKKKIPQGESTMEMVDESEDEWKEKPSLSKDDKKKQGIHEKDAQNKRISVRRATASFKRYSNDYYVGEWEDDSDEYEVFPLSDGHHIPSNARNQGSDVSLESKPKNSQKNVIKNSGKLPVCSSFPSWAPAKLNGEQCLGTSSKKKSPQEDSTMDNMDENDDDWNMCKEKSNMSKDGKKKQRIYEKDAVDKRTSVRRAAASVKRYDHDYHIDEWEDDIEEYEVWHHTPSNTRSQRSEVSHESKPKDSLRDIVYNSVKLSACSSLPSSTSSSGSTISRNGIDRSKNVKVNCHQCRRSDRRTVVPCTKCKEKFYCIKCIREWYSELEEEEVSEACPYCRGKCNCNFCLHSSGMLKTSKRDLPDREKIKHLQYLIIKLLPFLKEIHQEQIQEIETESSIRGVSSSSVDIKQSLCHNEERVYCDNCSTSIVDLHRSCPDCSYELCISCCQELREGKCLGNSKKAVVKYPNIGYDYMHGGDAEPERYDNMEIPQDQNKPITWVANYDGNIMCAPEAIGGCGNFVLELKHLLPKNWISTLEAKAERILIQCNFSEIISQPICRMDDPEQLHRAASRVGSDDNYLYFPTAKDAMEDDALLHFRRHWAKGEPVIVQNVLAHTSGLSWEPMVMWRALCEGTDSKILTSMSEVKAIDCLANCQVPINTRKFFKGYTEGRRYGNLWPEMLKLKDWPPSDKFEKVLPRHCDEFISALPFQEYTDPRIGILNLAVKLPAGVIKPDLGPKTYIAYGLSEELGRGDSVTKLHCDMSDAVNILTHTAEMAITDEQRSAIEIVKQMHRAQDERERLECEADEYPMKMSSDIRREEKTSDVSETTGGALWDIFRREDVPKLSEYLLKHAKEFRHTFCCPVDQVFHPIHDQSFYLTLEHKRKLKEEFGIEPWTFEQRLGEAVFIPAGCPHQVRNLKSCTKVAADFVSPENIRECFRLTAEFRTLPKGHKAREDKLEIKKMVLHAINQVVTDLEQLTYIA
- the LOC107010111 gene encoding uncharacterized protein LOC107010111, giving the protein MENFPNASSYCQHLKSLADQLKNVGAQISDSRMMLQLVGGLTRSYRGVGTLIRQSYLLPPFYKSRSMLVLEEIGMAKEAAIEFAMVAASVDDSSDHLTNTGQLKNKYSSSSNNKRNSDSRKNVGRGSGGGSDGARNNGSRNPPGAGRDFGAAQASNMSSAFWQQVFPWGYGWPIPPCPYPTQRWSRPGTPNQ